One genomic segment of Mycolicibacterium chubuense NBB4 includes these proteins:
- a CDS encoding nuclear transport factor 2 family protein, which produces MLSLEEISDRLEIQQLLIDYSTAIDRKRFDDLDAVFTPDAYIDYRVTGGVDGRFPEVKAWLKEVLPNFPAYYHMLGNVDVRISRDPAGDTATSRAICFNPMGMGGDSGQIYFVGIWYVDEFVRTEQGWRMSKRVEEKCFDKLV; this is translated from the coding sequence ATGCTGAGCCTCGAGGAGATCTCCGACCGGCTGGAAATCCAGCAGCTGCTGATCGACTACTCCACCGCGATCGACCGGAAGCGGTTCGACGACCTCGACGCGGTGTTCACGCCGGACGCCTACATCGACTACCGCGTGACCGGCGGGGTCGACGGCCGTTTCCCGGAGGTGAAGGCGTGGCTGAAAGAGGTGCTGCCCAACTTCCCGGCGTACTACCACATGCTCGGCAACGTCGACGTCCGCATCTCCCGTGATCCGGCCGGCGACACCGCGACGTCGAGGGCGATCTGTTTCAACCCGATGGGAATGGGCGGCGATTCCGGGCAGATTTACTTCGTCGGCATCTGGTACGTCGACGAGTTCGTCCGGACCGAGCAGGGGTGGCGGATGAGCAAGCGGGTCGAGGAGAAGTGCTTCGACAAGCTCGTGTGA
- the ffh gene encoding signal recognition particle protein, with protein MFESLSDRLTGALSGLRGKGRLTDADIDATAREIRLALLEADVSLPVVRQFVARIKDRAKGAEVSAALNPAQQVVKIVNEELIGILGGQTRQLAFARTPPTVIMLAGLQGSGKTTLAGKLAKWLKRQGHTPLLVACDLQRPGAVNQLQIVGERAGVHVFAPHPGTAPGAEEVKGTADPVAVASAGLAEAKAKHYDVVIVDTAGRLGIDEELMNQAAAIRDAVQPDETLFVLDAMIGQDAVATADAFREGVGFTGVVLTKLDGDARGGAALSVREVTGVPILFASAGEKLEDFDVFHPDRMAGRILGMGDVLTLIEQAEQVFDAQQAEATAAKIGSGELTLEDFLEQMLMIRKMGPIGNLLGMLPGAGQMKDALAAVDDSQLDRVQAIIRGMTPQERADPKIINASRRLRIANGSGVTVSEVNQLVDRFFEARKMMSAMAGQMGMPFGRKNSRKAGKGKNKQAGKGKKGGRGPTPPKVRNPLGAGMAGMPPGFPDLSNMPKGLDELPPGLADIDLSKLKFPKN; from the coding sequence GTGTTTGAATCCCTGTCCGACCGGTTGACCGGCGCACTCTCGGGCCTGCGGGGCAAGGGCCGGCTGACCGACGCCGACATCGACGCCACCGCGCGCGAGATCCGATTGGCGCTGCTGGAAGCCGACGTGTCCCTGCCGGTGGTCCGGCAGTTCGTGGCCCGCATCAAGGATCGGGCCAAAGGCGCCGAGGTGTCGGCCGCGCTCAACCCCGCACAGCAGGTCGTCAAGATCGTCAACGAGGAGCTCATCGGGATCCTCGGCGGGCAGACCCGCCAGCTCGCGTTCGCCCGCACCCCTCCGACGGTGATCATGCTGGCCGGCCTGCAGGGCTCGGGTAAGACGACGCTGGCCGGAAAGCTCGCCAAATGGCTCAAGCGCCAAGGACATACGCCGCTGCTCGTGGCGTGCGACCTGCAGCGCCCCGGTGCGGTGAACCAGCTGCAGATCGTCGGCGAGCGGGCCGGGGTGCACGTCTTCGCCCCGCATCCCGGAACGGCACCCGGTGCCGAAGAGGTGAAGGGCACCGCCGACCCCGTCGCGGTGGCCTCGGCGGGCCTGGCGGAAGCCAAGGCCAAGCACTACGACGTCGTCATCGTCGACACCGCGGGACGGCTCGGTATCGACGAAGAACTGATGAACCAGGCCGCGGCCATCCGCGACGCCGTGCAGCCCGACGAGACGCTGTTCGTCCTCGACGCGATGATCGGCCAGGACGCGGTCGCCACCGCCGACGCGTTCCGCGAGGGCGTCGGGTTCACCGGCGTCGTGCTGACCAAGCTCGACGGTGATGCGCGCGGCGGCGCCGCGCTGTCGGTGCGCGAAGTCACCGGTGTTCCCATCCTGTTCGCGTCGGCGGGCGAGAAGCTCGAGGACTTCGACGTCTTCCACCCCGACCGGATGGCCGGCCGCATCCTCGGCATGGGCGACGTGCTCACGCTCATCGAGCAGGCCGAACAGGTTTTCGACGCCCAGCAGGCCGAGGCCACCGCCGCCAAGATCGGCAGCGGCGAACTCACGCTCGAGGACTTCCTCGAGCAGATGCTGATGATCCGCAAGATGGGCCCGATCGGCAACCTGCTCGGCATGCTGCCCGGCGCCGGGCAGATGAAGGACGCGCTGGCCGCCGTCGACGACAGCCAGCTCGACCGGGTGCAGGCCATCATCCGCGGCATGACGCCGCAGGAGCGTGCCGATCCGAAGATCATCAACGCCTCCCGTCGCCTGCGGATCGCCAACGGCTCGGGTGTGACGGTCTCGGAGGTCAACCAGCTCGTCGACCGGTTCTTCGAAGCCCGCAAGATGATGTCGGCGATGGCAGGCCAGATGGGCATGCCGTTCGGCCGCAAGAACAGTCGCAAGGCGGGCAAGGGCAAGAACAAGCAGGCCGGGAAGGGCAAGAAGGGCGGCCGGGGACCCACGCCGCCGAAGGTGCGCAACCCGCTCGGTGCGGGGATGGCCGGAATGCCACCGGGCTTCCCGGACCTGTCCAACATGCCCAAGGGGCTCGACGAGCTACCGCCCGGGCTGGCCGACATCGACCTGAGCAAGTTGAAGTTCCCGAAGAATTAG
- a CDS encoding D-alanyl-D-alanine carboxypeptidase family protein: protein MTRLLARLGAALCLTVIITGFSAPTAAAVPVSGISQPIGSVPIPDGPAQAWILADMDTGAVLAGRDQNGRYAPASTIKVLLALTVLDELPLDATIVANDADTRVECNCAGVTAGTTYTARQLLEALLLVSGNDAANTLATMLGGHDVAVAKMNAKAAQLGAVGTHAGSPSGLDGPGIDMWSSPHDLAVMFRAAMANPVFARITAQPTAVFPTRTGNVVLVNQDELLHRYPGAFGGKTGYTDLARKTFVGGATRGGRHLVVALMYGLVREGGPTYWDQAAALLDWGFALGPNAGVSRL, encoded by the coding sequence ATGACGAGGCTTCTCGCGCGCCTGGGGGCCGCGCTGTGCCTGACCGTGATCATCACCGGCTTCTCCGCGCCGACGGCGGCGGCCGTGCCGGTGTCGGGGATCAGCCAGCCCATCGGTTCAGTGCCCATTCCCGACGGACCCGCGCAAGCATGGATCCTCGCCGACATGGACACCGGCGCGGTGCTGGCCGGGCGCGACCAGAACGGCCGCTACGCGCCGGCGAGCACGATCAAGGTGCTGCTGGCGCTGACCGTCCTCGACGAGTTGCCGCTGGACGCCACGATCGTCGCCAACGACGCCGACACCCGCGTCGAATGCAACTGCGCGGGGGTGACTGCCGGGACGACCTACACGGCGCGCCAGCTTCTCGAGGCGCTGCTGCTGGTGTCGGGCAACGACGCGGCCAACACCCTGGCCACCATGCTCGGCGGACACGACGTGGCGGTGGCGAAGATGAATGCCAAAGCTGCCCAGCTGGGCGCGGTGGGCACGCACGCCGGATCGCCGTCGGGCCTCGACGGTCCCGGTATCGACATGTGGTCCTCGCCGCACGACCTGGCGGTGATGTTCCGCGCCGCGATGGCCAACCCGGTCTTCGCCCGGATCACCGCGCAGCCCACCGCGGTCTTCCCGACCAGGACCGGCAACGTCGTGCTGGTCAACCAGGACGAACTGCTCCACCGCTACCCCGGCGCTTTCGGCGGGAAGACCGGATACACCGACCTGGCCCGCAAGACGTTCGTCGGCGGTGCGACGAGAGGCGGCAGACACCTCGTCGTGGCGCTGATGTACGGCCTGGTCAGAGAGGGCGGGCCGACGTACTGGGATCAGGCGGCCGCTCTGCTCGACTGGGGTTTCGCGCTCGGGCCGAACGCGGGCGTCAGCCGGCTGTAG
- a CDS encoding nuclear transport factor 2 family protein, with the protein MDDAAALMEIESIKRLKARYCRYLDTKDWAAWRTLFADDFRSDTAQAGGKVIVGADEFVAFTRASLGDRATVHQVHAPEIELTSPTTAQGVWALEDVVRLAPGVNLRGYGHYRETYEKADGQWVFTASTLTRLREDIFNVAVSLYLSPRIKRTAEALARRVVR; encoded by the coding sequence ATGGACGATGCCGCCGCCCTGATGGAGATCGAGTCGATCAAGCGGCTGAAGGCCCGGTACTGCCGCTACCTCGACACCAAGGACTGGGCGGCGTGGCGCACCCTGTTCGCCGACGATTTCCGCAGCGACACCGCCCAAGCGGGCGGCAAGGTGATCGTCGGCGCGGACGAGTTCGTCGCGTTCACCCGTGCGAGCCTCGGCGACCGCGCCACCGTGCACCAGGTGCACGCCCCGGAGATCGAGCTGACCTCACCCACCACCGCGCAGGGCGTGTGGGCTCTGGAGGACGTGGTGCGACTGGCTCCCGGGGTGAACCTTCGCGGTTACGGCCACTACCGGGAGACCTACGAGAAGGCCGACGGGCAGTGGGTCTTCACGGCGTCCACGCTGACCCGGCTGCGGGAGGACATCTTCAACGTCGCCGTCTCGCTCTATCTGTCGCCGCGGATCAAGCGGACCGCCGAGGCGCTGGCGCGCCGGGTGGTGCGCTGA
- the trmD gene encoding tRNA (guanosine(37)-N1)-methyltransferase TrmD yields the protein MLIDVITIFPEFLAPLRQALPGKAIDAGIVGLAVHDLRRWTHDVHRSVDDSPYGGGPGMVMKAPVWGAALDEICSERTLLVVPSPAGRRFDQATAQRWTTEEHLVFACGRYEGIDQRVVDDAERRMRVEEVSIGDYVLPGGESAALVMIEAVVRLLPEVLGNPASHRDDSHSDAVGGLLEGPSYTRPASWRGLDVPDVLLSGDHARIEAWRREQGLQRTRERRPDLLADSDGS from the coding sequence GTGCTCATCGACGTCATCACCATCTTCCCGGAGTTTCTGGCACCGCTCCGGCAGGCCCTGCCGGGCAAGGCCATCGACGCCGGCATCGTCGGGCTGGCCGTTCACGATCTGCGTCGCTGGACGCACGACGTGCACCGTTCGGTGGACGACTCGCCCTACGGGGGCGGGCCCGGGATGGTGATGAAGGCGCCGGTGTGGGGGGCGGCGCTCGACGAGATCTGTTCGGAGAGAACACTTCTTGTCGTCCCCTCGCCTGCGGGTCGGCGCTTCGACCAAGCCACGGCGCAGAGATGGACCACCGAGGAACACCTGGTGTTCGCGTGTGGCCGCTACGAGGGCATCGACCAGCGGGTGGTCGACGACGCGGAGCGTCGCATGCGGGTCGAAGAGGTCTCGATCGGGGACTACGTGCTGCCGGGTGGTGAATCGGCCGCCCTGGTGATGATCGAGGCGGTGGTCCGGCTGCTGCCCGAGGTGCTCGGCAATCCCGCGTCGCACCGCGACGATTCCCATTCCGATGCGGTGGGGGGCCTGTTGGAGGGGCCGAGCTACACCCGGCCGGCGAGTTGGCGCGGACTGGACGTGCCGGACGTCCTTCTCTCCGGCGATCACGCCCGCATCGAAGCCTGGCGGCGGGAGCAAGGCCTGCAGCGTACGCGCGAACGCCGTCCCGACCTGCTGGCCGACTCGGACGGCAGCTAG
- a CDS encoding metal-dependent hydrolase family protein, giving the protein MGAPLHVRGRGLPDGEPVEWWIVRDRLSAEPVGGAETVFGADGDGGWIVPGLVDAHCHVGLGPVPGGAVSLDEAVAQAETERSVGALLLRDCGSPTDTRSLDERDDLPRIIRAGRHVARPKRYIAGYAVDVEDESELPRIVAEQARRGDGWVKLVGDWIDRSIGDLAPLWDDLVLKEAIDAAHAEGARVTAHVFGEDALPGLISAGIDCIEHGTGLTDDTIELMVEHGTALVPTLINVENFPGIADQAVRYPAYAAHMRDLYQQCYPRVAAAREAGVPIYAGTDAGSTITHGRIGDEIDALRSIGMSPTEALGAACWAARDWLGRPGLAHGAPADLVCYADDPRGGSAVVNAPARVILRGVVY; this is encoded by the coding sequence ATGGGTGCGCCGCTTCACGTCCGGGGGCGGGGGCTGCCCGACGGCGAGCCGGTGGAGTGGTGGATCGTCCGCGACCGGCTCAGCGCCGAGCCGGTCGGCGGAGCCGAAACCGTCTTCGGTGCCGATGGGGACGGCGGCTGGATCGTGCCCGGCCTGGTCGACGCCCACTGCCACGTCGGTCTCGGGCCCGTGCCAGGCGGTGCCGTCAGCCTCGACGAGGCGGTCGCACAGGCCGAGACCGAGCGCTCGGTCGGCGCGCTGCTGCTGCGCGACTGCGGTTCCCCGACCGACACCCGCAGCCTCGACGAGCGCGACGACCTGCCGCGCATCATCCGCGCCGGCCGGCACGTCGCCCGGCCCAAGCGCTACATCGCGGGCTACGCCGTCGACGTCGAGGACGAATCCGAGCTGCCCCGCATCGTCGCCGAGCAGGCCCGCCGAGGTGACGGCTGGGTGAAGCTGGTCGGCGACTGGATCGACCGCTCGATCGGTGACCTGGCGCCTCTGTGGGACGACCTCGTCCTCAAAGAGGCGATCGACGCCGCGCACGCCGAAGGGGCCCGCGTAACCGCGCACGTCTTCGGCGAAGACGCCCTTCCGGGCCTGATCTCCGCCGGCATCGACTGCATCGAGCACGGCACCGGGCTGACCGACGACACCATCGAGCTGATGGTCGAGCACGGCACCGCGCTGGTCCCGACCCTGATCAATGTCGAGAACTTTCCCGGCATCGCCGACCAGGCGGTCCGGTACCCGGCCTACGCCGCGCACATGCGGGATCTCTACCAGCAGTGTTACCCGCGGGTGGCCGCCGCGCGGGAGGCCGGCGTCCCGATCTACGCGGGCACCGACGCCGGCAGCACGATCACCCACGGTCGCATCGGCGACGAGATCGACGCACTGCGCAGCATCGGGATGAGCCCGACCGAGGCGCTGGGCGCGGCGTGCTGGGCCGCCCGCGACTGGCTCGGCCGGCCTGGACTCGCACACGGTGCGCCGGCCGACCTGGTGTGCTACGCCGACGACCCGCGCGGTGGTTCGGCCGTCGTCAACGCGCCCGCGCGGGTCATCCTGCGCGGCGTGGTCTACTGA
- the rplS gene encoding 50S ribosomal protein L19 has protein sequence MNTLDFVDQTSLRDDVPDFGPGDTVNVHVKVIEGSKERIQVFKGVVIRRQGGGVRETFTVRKESYGVGVERTFPVHSPNIDHIDIVTRGDVRRAKLYYLRELRGKKAKIKEKR, from the coding sequence ATGAACACGCTCGATTTCGTCGATCAGACGTCGCTGCGCGACGATGTCCCCGACTTCGGCCCCGGCGACACCGTCAACGTGCACGTGAAGGTCATCGAGGGCTCCAAGGAGCGCATCCAGGTCTTCAAAGGCGTCGTGATCCGCCGGCAGGGCGGCGGCGTCCGTGAGACGTTCACGGTGCGCAAGGAGAGCTACGGCGTCGGTGTCGAGCGCACCTTCCCGGTGCATTCGCCCAACATCGACCACATCGACATCGTCACCCGCGGCGATGTGCGCCGCGCGAAGCTGTACTACCTGCGCGAGTTGCGCGGCAAGAAGGCCAAGATCAAGGAGAAGCGCTGA
- a CDS encoding RNA-binding protein, translated as MSSVVVDAVEHLVRGIVDNPDDVRVDMVTNRRGRTVEVHVHPDDLGKVIGRGGRTATALRTLVAGIGGRGIRVDVVDTDQ; from the coding sequence GTGAGTTCTGTCGTGGTCGACGCCGTCGAGCACCTGGTCCGCGGAATCGTCGACAATCCCGACGACGTCCGGGTCGACATGGTGACCAACCGCCGTGGCCGCACCGTCGAGGTGCACGTCCATCCCGACGACCTGGGCAAGGTCATCGGCCGGGGCGGCCGCACCGCCACCGCGCTGCGCACTCTGGTGGCCGGCATCGGTGGACGCGGCATCCGCGTCGACGTGGTGGACACCGACCAGTAG
- a CDS encoding D-alanyl-D-alanine carboxypeptidase family protein has translation MRRRFAGLALALGVMCPAALTVGAPAVSAQPDVEPAAAPSLPDGPAKAWLVADLDSGRVLASRDAYGSYAPASTIKVLLAMVVLDHLRPDNFARANASHANVECSCVGLQPGQAYTTTQLLSGLLMVSGNDAANMLADMLGGPQAAVAAMNRKAALVGARATKAASPSGLDGPGWESLTTPHDLAVILRAALKYPLIAQIMRSPTAPFPGKTLHNQNELLSRYPGDLAGKTGFTNLARKTYVGAAQRGNRRLVVVQMYGTGDLYGQAIDLFDWGFRQP, from the coding sequence GTGCGAAGACGGTTCGCGGGGCTGGCGCTCGCCCTCGGCGTGATGTGCCCGGCCGCCCTGACCGTCGGCGCGCCCGCGGTGTCCGCACAGCCCGATGTGGAACCCGCCGCCGCCCCATCGCTTCCGGACGGACCGGCCAAGGCCTGGCTGGTCGCCGACCTCGATTCGGGCCGGGTGCTGGCCAGCCGCGACGCGTACGGCAGCTACGCCCCGGCGAGCACGATCAAGGTGCTGCTGGCGATGGTGGTGCTCGACCATCTGCGCCCCGACAACTTCGCGCGAGCCAACGCGTCGCACGCGAACGTCGAATGTTCCTGTGTGGGACTGCAACCGGGCCAGGCCTACACCACTACGCAGTTGCTCTCCGGCCTTCTGATGGTGTCGGGCAACGACGCCGCCAACATGCTCGCCGACATGCTCGGCGGCCCGCAGGCGGCGGTCGCGGCGATGAACCGCAAGGCCGCCCTCGTCGGTGCACGCGCGACCAAGGCGGCCTCGCCGTCCGGACTGGACGGGCCCGGCTGGGAATCGCTGACCACCCCGCACGATCTCGCGGTGATTCTGCGTGCGGCGCTGAAGTATCCGCTGATCGCCCAGATCATGCGCTCGCCGACCGCGCCGTTTCCCGGCAAGACGCTGCACAATCAGAACGAATTGCTGAGCCGGTACCCCGGCGACCTCGCCGGCAAGACGGGGTTCACCAACCTCGCCCGCAAGACCTACGTGGGCGCGGCGCAGCGCGGCAACCGCAGGCTCGTGGTGGTGCAGATGTACGGCACCGGCGACCTCTACGGGCAGGCGATCGACCTCTTCGACTGGGGTTTCCGGCAACCGTAG
- the lepB gene encoding signal peptidase I: MASGEADAESEEEREAPAKKRGALREAALLITIAVVLYYVMLTFIARPYLIPSESMEPTLHGCNGCVGDRIMVDKLTYDFSSPKPGDVIVFRGPPNWSIGYKSIRSDNTAIRWVQNALSFVGFVPPDENDLVKRVIAVGGQTVECRVTTGLTVDGKPLKEPYLDPQTLNADPAVYPCLGNEFGPVKVPEGRLWVMGDNRTHSADSRAHCTNEPADVQRGLLCTGDPTAGTIPVDNVIGKARFIAWPPSRWGGVDTVDPQS, encoded by the coding sequence GTGGCCTCCGGAGAAGCCGACGCGGAATCCGAAGAGGAGCGGGAGGCGCCCGCCAAGAAGCGGGGTGCGCTGCGCGAAGCCGCTCTGCTGATCACCATCGCAGTCGTCCTGTACTACGTGATGCTGACGTTCATCGCGCGGCCTTATCTGATTCCGTCGGAGTCGATGGAGCCGACGCTGCACGGCTGCAACGGGTGCGTGGGCGATCGCATCATGGTCGACAAGCTGACCTACGACTTCAGCTCGCCCAAGCCCGGCGACGTCATCGTCTTCAGGGGTCCGCCGAACTGGAGCATCGGCTACAAGTCGATCCGGTCGGACAACACCGCGATCCGATGGGTGCAGAATGCCCTGTCGTTCGTCGGGTTCGTCCCGCCCGACGAGAACGATCTGGTCAAGCGCGTGATCGCCGTGGGTGGGCAGACGGTCGAGTGCCGGGTCACCACCGGGCTGACCGTCGACGGCAAGCCGCTCAAGGAGCCGTATCTCGATCCCCAGACGCTGAACGCCGATCCCGCTGTCTACCCGTGCCTGGGCAACGAGTTCGGCCCGGTCAAGGTGCCCGAGGGCCGGCTGTGGGTGATGGGCGACAACCGCACCCACTCGGCCGATTCCCGCGCGCACTGCACGAATGAGCCCGCCGACGTGCAGCGGGGCCTGTTGTGCACCGGTGACCCCACCGCCGGGACGATCCCGGTGGACAATGTCATCGGGAAGGCCCGGTTCATCGCGTGGCCACCGTCACGGTGGGGTGGCGTGGACACGGTCGACCCACAGAGTTGA
- a CDS encoding LppW family protein, with the protein MRRRPLRLVTTTAALGVTMMALGGCEAQVHGSTPASPGPRLTVVAPLGTAAPLPDAPPDQATATFTGLAGREQQATAEAANAGADITAAVLDRRTGQLVTNGNDRPIAIASVVKLFIADDLLLQVANGQTTLSPDDRKMLDVMLRASDDSAAEVFWDRSGGSDIISRVVDRYGLTSTQAPSNGRWFNTISTAKDLVTYYDKLLAGTGGLPPEQASIILADLAASTPTAPDGMVPGGVYPQRFGIPEGLPNDPVAVKQGWMCCIGSDWMHLSTGVIGPDRRYVMAIGSMQATDPDDARATITQAVRRMFPGGRI; encoded by the coding sequence ATGCGACGGCGGCCGCTGAGGCTGGTCACGACGACCGCAGCCCTCGGCGTCACGATGATGGCGCTCGGCGGGTGTGAGGCGCAGGTGCACGGGTCGACGCCGGCGTCGCCGGGTCCCCGGCTCACCGTCGTCGCTCCGCTCGGCACCGCGGCGCCGCTGCCGGACGCGCCGCCCGATCAGGCGACGGCCACCTTCACGGGCCTGGCCGGCCGCGAACAGCAGGCCACCGCCGAGGCCGCCAACGCCGGCGCGGACATCACCGCGGCCGTCCTCGACCGCCGCACGGGGCAGCTGGTGACCAACGGCAACGACCGGCCGATCGCCATCGCGTCGGTGGTCAAGCTGTTCATCGCCGACGATCTGCTGCTGCAGGTGGCCAACGGTCAGACCACACTGTCCCCGGACGACCGCAAGATGCTCGACGTCATGTTGCGGGCGTCCGACGACAGCGCCGCCGAGGTGTTCTGGGACCGCAGCGGCGGTAGCGACATCATCAGCCGGGTCGTCGACCGCTACGGGCTGACCTCGACGCAGGCGCCCTCCAACGGACGGTGGTTCAACACCATCAGCACCGCGAAAGACCTGGTGACCTACTACGACAAGCTGCTGGCGGGCACCGGCGGGCTGCCACCCGAGCAGGCGAGCATCATCCTGGCCGACCTCGCCGCATCGACACCGACGGCACCCGACGGCATGGTGCCCGGCGGCGTCTACCCACAACGCTTCGGAATCCCGGAGGGTTTGCCGAACGACCCCGTGGCGGTCAAGCAGGGTTGGATGTGCTGCATCGGCTCGGACTGGATGCACCTGTCCACCGGCGTCATCGGCCCCGATCGCCGCTACGTGATGGCGATCGGCTCGATGCAGGCCACCGATCCCGACGACGCCCGCGCGACGATCACCCAGGCGGTCCGGAGGATGTTCCCGGGAGGCCGGATCTAG
- the rimM gene encoding ribosome maturation factor RimM (Essential for efficient processing of 16S rRNA), whose product MDLVIGRVVKAHGVTGEVVVEIRTDDPENRFAPGGTLRGRAPRGGAEREYTVESVRAHGGRLLMRFAGVADRDSADRLRGTVFLVDSGALPPIDDPDEFYDHQLEGMAVSTVDGRRVGTVSEVLHTAAGELLAVRDAEDREVLVPFVSAIVVSVSLAEKAIEIDPPEGLLEL is encoded by the coding sequence ATGGACCTGGTGATCGGGCGGGTCGTCAAAGCGCACGGCGTCACCGGCGAGGTGGTGGTCGAGATCCGCACCGACGATCCGGAGAACCGGTTCGCTCCCGGCGGCACGCTTCGTGGCCGCGCCCCACGCGGCGGAGCGGAACGTGAATACACCGTCGAGTCGGTCCGCGCGCACGGCGGCAGGCTGTTGATGCGGTTCGCAGGCGTCGCCGACCGCGACTCCGCGGACCGTCTGCGAGGCACGGTGTTCCTCGTGGACTCCGGTGCGCTGCCCCCTATCGATGACCCCGACGAGTTCTACGACCACCAACTCGAGGGCATGGCGGTGTCGACCGTCGACGGACGCCGGGTCGGCACCGTGTCCGAGGTCCTGCACACGGCGGCGGGTGAACTGCTGGCCGTGCGCGACGCCGAGGACCGTGAGGTGCTCGTGCCGTTCGTCTCCGCCATCGTGGTGTCGGTGTCGCTGGCCGAGAAGGCCATCGAGATCGACCCACCCGAGGGTCTGCTCGAGCTGTAG
- the rpsP gene encoding 30S ribosomal protein S16 yields the protein MAVKIKLTRLGKIRNPQYRIAVADARTRRDGRAIEIIGRYHPKEEPSLIEIDSERAQYWLGVGAQPTEPVLQLLKITGDWQKFKGLPGAEGTLKVKEPKTSKLDLFNAALAEADGGPGTEATTPKKKKAPAKKADEKAETETADATESADAASES from the coding sequence ATGGCTGTCAAGATCAAGCTCACCCGGCTTGGCAAGATCCGCAATCCTCAGTACCGCATCGCCGTCGCCGACGCGCGCACCCGCCGCGACGGGCGCGCCATCGAGATCATCGGGCGGTACCACCCGAAGGAAGAGCCGAGCCTCATCGAGATCGACTCGGAGCGCGCCCAGTACTGGCTGGGAGTGGGTGCCCAGCCCACCGAGCCGGTGCTGCAGCTGCTGAAGATCACCGGTGACTGGCAGAAGTTCAAGGGCCTGCCCGGCGCCGAGGGCACGCTGAAGGTCAAGGAGCCCAAGACGTCCAAGCTGGACCTGTTCAACGCGGCGCTGGCCGAGGCCGACGGCGGTCCGGGGACCGAGGCCACCACGCCGAAGAAGAAGAAGGCGCCCGCCAAGAAGGCTGACGAGAAGGCCGAGACCGAGACCGCCGACGCGACCGAGAGCGCCGACGCCGCAAGCGAGAGCTGA
- a CDS encoding ribonuclease HII — MPAAWPPRTVIRKSSGLRTLESALYRAGLGPVAGVDEVGRGACAGPLVVAACVLGPNRLESLSALDDSKRLNETERERLFPLIRRYALAYHVVFIPSVEVDRRGVHVANIEGMRRAVAGLPVKPGYVLSDGFRVPGLPVPSLPVVGGDAAAACIAAASVLAKVSRDRLMVAMEAEHPGYGFAEHKGYSTRAHSAALARLGPSSQHRYSFINVRRLVIGEPMEHEELEWGKMSPLGPMDSDIYDLHEGQLSR, encoded by the coding sequence TTGCCCGCTGCGTGGCCACCGAGAACGGTCATCCGCAAGTCGTCAGGTCTGCGCACCCTGGAGTCCGCCCTGTACCGCGCGGGGCTGGGCCCGGTCGCCGGCGTCGACGAGGTGGGGCGCGGTGCCTGCGCCGGTCCGCTCGTGGTGGCGGCCTGCGTCCTCGGCCCGAACCGGCTCGAGAGCCTCTCGGCGCTCGACGATTCCAAGAGGCTCAACGAGACCGAACGGGAGCGGTTGTTTCCGTTGATCCGCCGGTACGCGCTGGCTTACCACGTGGTCTTCATCCCGTCGGTGGAGGTGGACCGGCGCGGGGTGCACGTCGCCAACATCGAGGGGATGCGACGGGCGGTGGCCGGGTTGCCGGTCAAGCCCGGGTATGTGCTCTCCGACGGGTTCCGGGTGCCGGGTCTGCCGGTGCCCTCGCTGCCGGTCGTGGGCGGCGATGCCGCGGCTGCGTGCATCGCGGCGGCCAGCGTGCTGGCCAAGGTGAGCCGTGACCGGCTGATGGTCGCGATGGAAGCCGAGCACCCTGGATACGGATTCGCCGAGCACAAGGGGTACAGCACCAGGGCGCACAGCGCCGCGCTGGCTCGGCTCGGACCGTCGAGCCAGCACCGGTATTCGTTCATCAACGTGCGACGGCTGGTAATCGGGGAACCGATGGAGCATGAAGAACTGGAGTGGGGAAAGATGAGCCCATTGGGCCCAATGGACTCCGACATATATGACCTACATGAAGGACAGCTGAGCCGATGA